One Methanococcus aeolicus Nankai-3 DNA segment encodes these proteins:
- a CDS encoding bifunctional N(6)-L-threonylcarbamoyladenine synthase/serine/threonine protein kinase translates to MICIGLEGTAEKTGVGVVDSGGTVLFNKTIIYKPPVQGINPREAADHHAETFPKLIEEALKVIPKEKIDLIAFSQGPGLGPSLRVSATAGRALALSLKKPIIGVNHCVGHVEIGKLTTGAKDPLTLYVSGGNTQVLGYAGGRYRVFGETLDIAIGNCLDQFARNCGLPHPGGVFVEQKAKESSKKLIKLPYSVKGMDITFSGLLTSSIKAIKDKHEKIEDVCYSLQETAFSMITEITERALAHTNKPEVMLVGGVAANNRLREMLSIMCGEQNVEFHVPEPQFCGDNGAMIAWLGLLQYINGKRMDIMDTKINPVYRSDMVEVNWINGKNNYELKREIPTHLIGKGAEADIKKIKYLDWDSITKERVVKNYRVKELDKLIRTERTIKESRFLNIIKDFFISAPFVYDIDKKNTTITMSYISGKMAKEIIDGGDLSCCNKIGKIIGELHKNNIIHNDLTTSNFMVEKEKKGNNKVYIIDFGLGTYSNLIENKAVDLIVLKKSILSTHFDKFEEIWDKIIDGYKIYPEWEKVLKHMEDVEKRARYV, encoded by the coding sequence ATGATTTGTATTGGATTAGAAGGAACAGCGGAAAAAACAGGAGTTGGTGTGGTTGACTCAGGTGGAACTGTATTATTTAATAAAACTATAATATATAAACCACCAGTTCAAGGTATAAATCCAAGGGAGGCAGCAGACCACCATGCCGAGACATTTCCAAAATTAATTGAGGAAGCATTAAAGGTAATTCCAAAAGAAAAAATTGATTTAATAGCATTTTCCCAAGGTCCGGGGTTGGGTCCAAGTTTAAGAGTTAGTGCTACGGCTGGAAGAGCATTAGCCTTATCATTGAAAAAGCCTATAATCGGGGTTAATCATTGTGTAGGGCATGTAGAAATTGGAAAACTAACAACTGGGGCAAAAGATCCATTAACATTATATGTCAGTGGAGGAAATACACAAGTATTGGGCTATGCAGGGGGGAGATATCGGGTTTTTGGTGAAACTCTTGATATAGCAATAGGTAATTGTTTAGACCAGTTTGCGAGAAATTGTGGACTTCCACACCCAGGGGGAGTTTTTGTTGAACAAAAGGCAAAAGAAAGTAGCAAAAAATTAATAAAATTGCCATACAGTGTTAAAGGGATGGATATTACTTTTTCTGGACTTTTAACTTCTTCTATCAAAGCCATAAAAGATAAACACGAAAAAATAGAGGATGTTTGTTATTCTCTTCAAGAAACTGCATTTTCAATGATAACGGAAATTACTGAACGAGCTTTGGCACATACAAATAAGCCAGAAGTGATGTTGGTAGGCGGGGTAGCCGCAAACAATAGATTGAGGGAGATGCTAAGTATCATGTGTGGTGAGCAAAATGTGGAATTTCATGTTCCTGAGCCACAATTTTGTGGGGATAATGGTGCAATGATAGCTTGGCTGGGTTTATTACAATATATCAATGGAAAAAGAATGGATATAATGGATACTAAAATAAATCCTGTTTATAGAAGTGATATGGTAGAAGTTAATTGGATTAATGGTAAAAATAACTACGAATTAAAAAGAGAAATTCCGACCCATTTAATTGGGAAGGGGGCAGAGGCAGATATTAAAAAAATAAAATATTTGGACTGGGATTCCATAACAAAGGAAAGAGTGGTAAAAAATTATCGAGTAAAAGAATTGGATAAATTAATAAGAACGGAAAGAACTATAAAAGAAAGTAGATTTTTAAATATAATTAAGGATTTTTTTATTTCCGCTCCGTTTGTTTATGATATTGATAAAAAAAATACAACAATTACAATGAGTTATATTTCTGGAAAAATGGCAAAAGAAATAATTGATGGAGGGGATTTATCTTGCTGTAATAAAATTGGAAAAATTATTGGGGAGCTCCATAAAAATAATATTATCCACAATGATTTAACTACCTCTAATTTTATGGTGGAAAAGGAAAAAAAAGGCAATAACAAAGTTTATATTATAGATTTTGGGCTTGGAACATACTCCAACCTAATCGAAAATAAAGCCGTAGATTTAATTGTGCTAAAAAAATCTATTTTAAGCACTCATTTTGATAAATTTGAAGAAATATGGGATAAAATAATAGATGGTTATAAAATATATCCAGAATGGGAAAAAGTATTGAAACATATGGAAGATGTTGAAAAAAGAGCAAGATATGTATAG
- a CDS encoding MarC family protein → MAVGYSFFSFFIYSFTSIFIIMNPIGLVPLFYIWTSESEKTEKIELLRKSAIAVMLTLLTFALFGGSIFKFFGITLDSFKVAGGILMLKIAWDMLHAQVSKTRHNLKDDEEPISLEDIAVVPMAIPLLAGPGTITTSIILMEHSITTYDTLIIMFSIILATLISVVILYLSDNIARILRVSGIKAIVRIMGLILAAISIEIISSGVFGLIKSAGLMY, encoded by the coding sequence ATGGCAGTAGGATATAGTTTTTTTAGTTTTTTTATTTATTCATTTACCTCCATATTTATTATTATGAATCCCATCGGACTTGTGCCATTATTTTATATTTGGACTTCAGAATCTGAAAAAACGGAGAAAATAGAATTGTTAAGAAAATCTGCAATTGCGGTTATGCTAACATTATTAACTTTTGCATTATTTGGAGGGTCTATTTTTAAATTTTTTGGCATAACCCTAGATTCATTTAAAGTGGCAGGGGGAATATTAATGTTAAAAATCGCATGGGATATGCTACATGCTCAGGTCTCAAAAACACGGCATAATTTAAAAGATGACGAAGAACCAATATCATTGGAGGATATTGCAGTTGTGCCTATGGCCATTCCTTTATTGGCAGGTCCCGGAACAATTACAACAAGTATTATATTGATGGAACACAGTATTACAACATACGACACATTAATAATAATGTTTTCAATAATTCTTGCCACACTGATTTCTGTTGTTATATTGTATTTGTCCGACAATATTGCCAGGATATTAAGAGTATCGGGAATAAAGGCAATAGTTAGAATTATGGGTTTAATATTGGCCGCAATTTCAATTGAAATTATATCTAGTGGTGTTTTTGGATTAATAAAATCGGCTGGATTGATGTATTAA
- the hisA gene encoding 1-(5-phosphoribosyl)-5-[(5-phosphoribosylamino)methylideneamino]imidazole-4-carboxamide isomerase, translating into MIVIPAVDIKNKKCVQLIQGNPDKKHIELDNPLEVAEKWIKCGAEMIHLVDLDSAIYGTDTNKETIKKIIESVPVPVEVGGGVRTVEDALNLIDLGAERVILGTSAVKNPEIITELLEKGINSEKIMVALDAKDGKVVIKGWMEKTEYTPIEIGKILEEKGAGSILFTNVDVEGLLDGIDIEPVKKLVDELNIPIIASGGITTYDDLLKLKEIGVDGVVVGSAIYKEMMDLKKAIKIVKGE; encoded by the coding sequence ATGATAGTAATTCCAGCAGTAGATATAAAAAATAAAAAATGTGTTCAGTTGATACAGGGAAATCCTGATAAAAAACATATAGAATTAGATAATCCATTGGAAGTTGCAGAAAAATGGATAAAATGCGGGGCTGAAATGATACATTTGGTTGATTTAGATAGTGCCATATATGGAACTGATACAAATAAAGAAACCATAAAAAAAATTATAGAATCTGTTCCCGTTCCCGTTGAAGTGGGCGGAGGGGTAAGAACCGTAGAAGATGCCCTAAATTTAATAGACCTTGGAGCAGAACGAGTAATATTGGGGACATCGGCTGTAAAAAATCCAGAGATAATAACGGAGCTCCTTGAAAAAGGAATAAATTCTGAAAAGATAATGGTGGCGTTGGATGCAAAAGATGGAAAAGTTGTAATAAAGGGTTGGATGGAGAAAACAGAATATACTCCAATAGAAATTGGTAAAATACTTGAAGAAAAAGGTGCAGGAAGTATATTATTTACTAATGTAGATGTAGAAGGACTATTGGACGGAATAGACATTGAACCTGTTAAAAAATTAGTAGATGAGTTAAATATTCCTATAATTGCATCTGGGGGAATAACTACATATGACGACCTTCTGAAATTAAAAGAAATTGGGGTTGATGGTGTTGTTGTTGGTTCTGCAATATATAAGGAAATGATGGATTTGAAAAAAGCAATAAAAATAGTAAAAGGTGAATAA
- a CDS encoding carbohydrate kinase family protein, whose product MNNKIITVGHIALDYIFNVAELPKPNTSVQIPTAKKYYGGAACNVAVGAVKLGISSGIISCVGQDIVSSGYSNYLKNLGVDISGVYHSENEETPKAWIFTDPQNNQITFFLWGAAKHYPELSVPSFDCDIVHLATGDAKFNVRCAKSAKSNGTMVSFDPGQDLPQYNKEDMEDMVNNVDFMFMNNHEYERVLDLLNVDLDYLTNKINILVITYGKDGSIIYHGGKKIEIPVIPANSIDPTGAGDSYRAGFLTAYLKGMDLYDCGKIASCMASFVVEKKGCQTNFPTWDEIMHRLEKTE is encoded by the coding sequence ATGAATAATAAAATAATAACTGTTGGACATATAGCATTGGATTATATATTTAATGTAGCGGAGCTCCCTAAACCAAATACCTCCGTTCAAATACCTACGGCAAAAAAATATTATGGCGGGGCGGCATGTAATGTGGCTGTTGGAGCGGTTAAACTTGGTATTTCTTCGGGAATAATATCATGTGTAGGGCAAGATATTGTGAGCTCAGGATACAGTAATTATTTAAAAAATTTAGGGGTCGATATATCTGGAGTATATCACTCAGAGAACGAAGAGACACCAAAAGCATGGATATTCACAGACCCACAGAATAATCAAATTACCTTCTTTTTATGGGGTGCTGCTAAACATTATCCAGAATTGTCTGTCCCTTCTTTTGATTGCGATATTGTTCATTTGGCAACAGGGGATGCTAAATTTAATGTAAGATGTGCTAAAAGTGCTAAATCCAATGGAACGATGGTATCTTTTGACCCGGGTCAAGATTTACCCCAATATAATAAGGAAGACATGGAAGACATGGTAAATAATGTGGATTTTATGTTTATGAATAATCATGAATATGAAAGAGTATTGGATTTATTAAATGTTGATTTGGATTATTTAACAAATAAAATAAATATTCTTGTAATCACTTATGGTAAAGATGGTAGCATAATATATCATGGCGGCAAAAAAATAGAAATTCCAGTAATTCCTGCCAATAGTATAGATCCAACAGGTGCGGGCGATAGTTATCGGGCTGGATTTTTAACGGCATATCTAAAGGGTATGGATTTATATGATTGCGGAAAGATAGCTTCCTGTATGGCTTCTTTTGTAGTGGAAAAAAAAGGATGTCAAACAAATTTCCCAACATGGGATGAAATTATGCATAGATTGGAAAAAACCGAATAG
- a CDS encoding sodium-dependent transporter, which yields MAREQWSSNIGFILAAVGSAVGLGNIWRFPYVVYNNGGGAFLIPYFIALLCVGISVILLELVLGHSTRGSAPLAFRKLSEKYEWIGWLAVISGFTITTYYMAIIGWCLYYLVNLILYGFPTDFTSYFFDDILRSSMGPENIWSFSTGILASVALLWLINYVIIRSGVKNGLEKANKLLMPLLFILTLILVLRGITLPGAMDGINWYLTPDFSILLNAQVWIAAFSQIFFSLSLGYGIMIAYASYLPKKSDLTTNAFAISLLNCGYSFLVGFAVFSTLGYMTYTTGVPLDEIVRDGIILAFVVFPKALSLMPIGGFELAVVFFMALVIAGISSSVSIIEAINAAVMDKFGISRKKAILPIVILGFFGSLLYTTNAGIHWINMVDYFTSGYLLPIVGITETIVAIWIFNGNKFIDYLNNLSDMKIGKYWKISVGIITPLLLLGIVGSGILALYDAPYGGYAWKYLGIVAIMSVFSVLLSFFISKIKKGGVKTKPKR from the coding sequence ATGGCAAGAGAACAGTGGAGCTCAAATATAGGATTTATACTGGCAGCAGTAGGTTCAGCTGTTGGCTTAGGAAATATATGGAGATTTCCTTATGTGGTGTATAATAATGGGGGCGGAGCATTTTTAATACCTTATTTTATAGCTCTTTTATGTGTGGGCATATCTGTTATATTGCTTGAATTAGTTCTTGGGCATTCTACAAGAGGTTCTGCACCACTGGCATTTAGAAAACTGTCTGAGAAATATGAATGGATAGGCTGGTTGGCTGTAATTTCTGGATTTACTATTACTACCTATTATATGGCAATAATCGGGTGGTGTCTATATTATTTAGTTAATTTAATATTATATGGGTTTCCAACTGATTTTACAAGTTATTTTTTTGACGATATATTAAGGAGCTCCATGGGGCCCGAAAATATATGGAGTTTTTCCACAGGAATATTGGCTTCTGTGGCATTGTTGTGGTTAATAAATTATGTTATTATAAGGTCAGGAGTAAAAAATGGGCTTGAAAAGGCAAATAAACTACTTATGCCATTATTATTTATTCTTACTTTAATTCTCGTTCTTAGGGGTATAACATTACCTGGAGCCATGGATGGAATAAACTGGTATTTAACGCCAGATTTCTCTATTTTATTAAATGCACAAGTATGGATTGCAGCATTTTCACAGATATTTTTCTCTTTGAGTTTGGGATATGGAATAATGATAGCTTATGCAAGTTATCTTCCTAAAAAATCCGATTTAACAACAAATGCTTTTGCCATATCTCTTTTAAATTGCGGGTATTCTTTTTTAGTGGGTTTTGCGGTATTTAGCACTTTGGGATATATGACATATACAACAGGAGTTCCATTAGATGAAATTGTAAGAGATGGAATAATTCTTGCATTTGTGGTATTTCCAAAAGCTTTATCTTTAATGCCAATTGGAGGATTTGAACTTGCAGTTGTATTTTTTATGGCTCTTGTGATTGCAGGTATTTCTTCCTCAGTATCTATTATAGAGGCAATAAATGCGGCTGTAATGGATAAGTTTGGAATAAGTAGAAAAAAAGCTATTTTACCAATTGTAATTCTTGGATTTTTTGGTAGTTTATTATATACTACAAATGCAGGTATCCACTGGATTAATATGGTTGATTATTTTACTTCTGGATATTTGCTTCCAATAGTAGGAATTACTGAAACGATAGTGGCTATTTGGATATTTAATGGAAATAAATTTATAGATTATTTAAATAATCTATCAGATATGAAAATAGGAAAATATTGGAAAATATCTGTGGGAATAATTACACCATTACTGTTGTTGGGCATTGTTGGTTCTGGCATATTGGCATTATATGATGCTCCATATGGAGGATATGCATGGAAATATTTGGGTATTGTAGCAATTATGTCGGTTTTCAGTGTTTTATTGTCTTTCTTTATTTCTAAAATTAAGAAGGGGGGAGTAAAAACAAAGCCTAAAAGGTGA
- a CDS encoding MetS family NSS transporter small subunit, with protein MNNSAIIMFLFGAIILWGGSIYFLWKLLRRHKKRSSKDNTNNNTNNNTRHIK; from the coding sequence ATGAATAATTCTGCAATAATTATGTTTTTATTTGGTGCAATAATACTATGGGGTGGTTCAATATATTTTCTTTGGAAGTTATTGAGGAGACATAAAAAAAGAAGTAGTAAAGATAATACTAATAATAATACTAATAATAACACTAGACATATAAAATAA
- a CDS encoding CBS domain-containing protein: protein MLFKKLSTVERVYNIGLEYNNLRYLFKSITAVVLDAEDDLAKLYDLKVLDKIPVKEIMTKDLVSINESETAKQLIKYIEKYRHMGYPVIDNNNKLVGVVTFNDLEKGHAIIRDIMTPKEKLITIMPDTSASESQNIMANNDIGRLLVVDDNGELLGLVSRGDIVKTYRTYGKKTKIQKCDRLTIMHFYDEEKEKKLKKLTDDLVVLLGGRGYNVSEKEEYIEILTKDWEPLSKIVYNNGKPDHLSLTTRTIDITNMKIIEEILNTIEKYKIEEIVITDHIRLIDEKSSIQRIITDMTSFRDSEKTFGTITIRSDF, encoded by the coding sequence ATGCTTTTTAAAAAACTTTCAACTGTTGAGCGAGTATATAATATTGGATTAGAATATAATAATTTAAGATATTTATTTAAAAGCATAACTGCTGTTGTATTGGACGCAGAGGACGATTTGGCAAAATTGTATGATTTAAAGGTCCTCGATAAAATACCGGTAAAGGAGATAATGACAAAAGACCTTGTCTCGATTAATGAATCTGAAACAGCTAAACAGCTGATAAAATACATTGAAAAATATAGGCATATGGGGTATCCAGTCATAGATAACAATAATAAATTGGTCGGAGTGGTTACATTTAATGATTTAGAGAAGGGACATGCAATTATTAGAGATATAATGACTCCAAAAGAAAAGCTTATAACAATTATGCCCGATACTTCGGCATCAGAATCTCAAAATATAATGGCAAATAATGATATTGGTAGGTTGTTGGTTGTCGATGATAATGGGGAGCTCCTTGGTTTGGTGAGTAGGGGGGACATTGTAAAAACATATAGGACCTACGGTAAAAAGACGAAAATCCAAAAATGTGATAGACTCACAATTATGCACTTCTACGATGAGGAGAAAGAGAAAAAACTAAAAAAATTGACGGATGATTTGGTCGTTCTTCTTGGGGGTAGGGGCTATAATGTATCTGAAAAAGAAGAATATATTGAGATACTGACAAAAGATTGGGAACCATTATCCAAAATCGTGTATAATAATGGGAAACCAGACCATCTGTCATTAACAACCAGAACAATAGATATAACGAATATGAAAATAATTGAAGAAATATTAAATACAATAGAAAAATACAAAATTGAAGAAATTGTAATAACTGACCATATTAGGCTTATAGACGAAAAATCTTCTATTCAGAGAATTATAACAGATATGACCTCATTCAGAGATAGTGAAAAAACTTTTGGGACTATTACTATAAGGTCTGACTTCTAA
- a CDS encoding methanogenesis marker 7 protein — MYGIVRYEGGVYKNNIFKEWIEDIGGFIIQEHVMQLDVYMTLAIPQNEIENLKIESKKYKGKVVETPLAGTEIAIVAPSLSRHHLPHTACDVSEYVRRFGAKPNMIGLSRGFGKKTSSIREAEKRLIEEHDIAIYVMGNFKSCLLDKTHLFDVDIPVVITGAPETLDIEQPYIGNLGRRSQRLRHSEERQALKKMIEKTTELIDKRREELSFDAPIIPPVVLKDELEKSVEEIFNVLSPMPITTQLDGLRIKLPYDACHEKIENVKIGNYLLKDIAYITKSEMKNYILVKIKPTSEIKG, encoded by the coding sequence ATGTATGGAATTGTGCGATATGAAGGCGGAGTTTATAAAAACAATATATTTAAAGAATGGATTGAGGATATTGGTGGATTTATAATTCAAGAACATGTAATGCAATTGGATGTATATATGACTCTTGCCATTCCTCAAAATGAGATTGAAAATCTTAAAATAGAATCCAAAAAATATAAGGGAAAGGTCGTAGAAACTCCACTGGCCGGAACAGAAATAGCAATTGTGGCTCCAAGTTTATCTCGACACCATTTGCCTCATACGGCATGTGATGTATCAGAATATGTTAGGAGATTTGGGGCAAAACCAAATATGATAGGATTATCCCGTGGATTTGGTAAAAAAACAAGCAGTATTCGGGAAGCAGAAAAAAGATTAATTGAAGAACATGACATCGCAATTTATGTTATGGGCAATTTTAAAAGCTGTCTATTGGATAAAACTCATTTATTTGATGTAGATATTCCCGTTGTAATCACGGGAGCTCCTGAAACTCTCGATATAGAACAGCCATATATAGGTAATTTGGGAAGAAGGTCTCAAAGGCTTAGGCACAGTGAAGAAAGGCAGGCATTAAAAAAGATGATAGAGAAAACCACGGAATTAATCGACAAAAGAAGAGAGGAATTATCTTTCGACGCCCCTATTATTCCTCCGGTGGTGTTAAAGGATGAATTAGAAAAGAGCGTAGAAGAAATATTCAATGTTTTATCTCCTATGCCAATTACAACTCAATTAGATGGTTTAAGAATAAAATTGCCTTATGATGCATGTCATGAGAAAATAGAAAATGTGAAGATTGGAAATTATTTGTTGAAAGATATTGCATATATTACTAAATCAGAGATGAAAAATTATATATTGGTAAAAATAAAGCCAACTTCTGAAATTAAGGGATAG
- a CDS encoding EMC6-like membrane protein — protein sequence MIDLEGKSAILHAIGGILFGLLANYVYGAGLGIASGLATLLFLFIGLVIMGHVSAMVLGRNSLSQKQWLGTGGTSYFFTAIVFWIISFNGVICL from the coding sequence ATGATAGATTTAGAAGGAAAATCTGCAATTCTTCACGCCATTGGCGGCATATTATTTGGATTATTGGCAAATTATGTATATGGTGCAGGATTGGGAATAGCTAGTGGTTTAGCTACATTATTATTTTTATTTATTGGGCTTGTAATTATGGGGCATGTTTCTGCAATGGTATTGGGAAGAAATAGTTTGAGTCAAAAACAATGGTTAGGAACAGGGGGAACTTCTTATTTCTTTACTGCAATAGTATTTTGGATTATATCATTTAATGGAGTTATCTGTTTATAA
- the hemL gene encoding glutamate-1-semialdehyde 2,1-aminomutase, with product MDNTIINLNLEKSKKLFEESQKYLVKGVNSPVRYFKPFPFFVNNAKDYYLVDVDGNKYIDYCLAYGPAVLGHANENIANAVIEQLKHGTAYGCPTEKEITLAKEIIKRMPCAEMVRFVNSGTEATMSAIRLARGITKRNKIIKFDGAYHGAHDYVLVKSGSGALTHGAPNSPGIPEDTTKHTILAPFNDKDAIVEIIKNNKDEIACIIVEPVMGNVGCIPPREDYLKFLREITEENNIILIFDEVITGFRIAKGGAQEYYGVVPDLATVGKIMGGGFPIGAIVGKKELMENFSPNGTIYQAGTFNGNPISMTAGIETLKNLDDNFYSTTSKSAKKLSDFIGETAEKHNIPHKVYTVASMFQIYFNEEEVVNYDIAKNSNTDLFMKYFYGLMENGVFIAPSQFECCFTSIKHTDDVINTTMDAIEEVFKKITR from the coding sequence ATGGACAATACCATAATAAATTTAAATTTGGAAAAATCAAAAAAATTATTTGAAGAATCTCAGAAATATCTTGTAAAAGGAGTAAATAGTCCAGTTAGGTATTTTAAGCCATTTCCATTTTTCGTGAATAATGCAAAAGATTATTATTTGGTTGATGTTGATGGAAATAAATATATTGATTACTGTCTAGCCTATGGTCCTGCTGTATTGGGGCATGCAAATGAAAATATAGCAAATGCCGTAATTGAGCAATTGAAACATGGAACTGCATATGGTTGTCCAACAGAAAAAGAAATTACACTTGCAAAAGAGATAATAAAAAGAATGCCATGTGCTGAAATGGTAAGATTTGTAAATTCTGGAACAGAGGCTACAATGAGTGCCATTAGGTTAGCCAGAGGAATAACTAAAAGAAATAAAATAATAAAATTTGATGGGGCATATCATGGAGCTCATGATTATGTGCTTGTGAAAAGTGGTAGCGGGGCTTTAACACATGGAGCTCCCAACTCTCCTGGTATTCCTGAGGACACTACAAAACATACAATATTAGCCCCATTCAATGATAAGGATGCAATCGTGGAAATAATAAAAAATAATAAAGACGAAATTGCCTGTATTATTGTTGAGCCAGTTATGGGAAATGTTGGTTGTATCCCTCCAAGAGAGGATTATTTAAAGTTTTTAAGAGAAATTACGGAAGAAAATAATATAATTTTAATATTTGATGAGGTAATTACTGGATTTAGAATTGCCAAAGGGGGAGCTCAGGAATATTATGGTGTTGTTCCAGATTTGGCAACAGTTGGTAAAATTATGGGGGGCGGTTTTCCAATTGGTGCAATAGTTGGTAAAAAGGAGTTAATGGAAAATTTCTCACCGAATGGAACAATATATCAAGCTGGAACATTTAATGGAAATCCCATATCCATGACAGCAGGTATTGAAACTCTAAAAAATCTTGATGATAATTTTTATAGCACAACTTCAAAATCGGCAAAAAAATTAAGTGATTTTATTGGGGAAACAGCAGAAAAACACAATATACCACATAAAGTTTATACCGTAGCTTCAATGTTTCAAATATATTTCAATGAAGAAGAAGTAGTTAATTACGATATAGCAAAAAATAGCAATACAGATTTATTTATGAAATATTTCTATGGATTAATGGAAAATGGAGTATTTATAGCACCCTCACAATTTGAATGCTGTTTTACATCTATAAAGCACACAGACGATGTTATAAATACAACTATGGATGCCATTGAAGAAGTATTTAAAAAAATTACTCGATAA
- a CDS encoding homoserine dehydrogenase, producing MKIILVGFGVIGKGVLKAITSKKDYLKDKYGMDLKVVAICDRSGSAIDDNGLNLETALKIKEETGKIANYPEKGTDLSIIETIQTVEADAIIEITPTNIETGAPANTYMLEAFKNGKHVITANKGPLAVNFKELIDCANENSKLFRFEASVGGAMPIINLANDALAGNEIFEIKGILNGTTNYILSKMETEGLDFDTVLKEAQELGIAETNPHQDISGLDTAAKIVILANSLMNKNVSIKDVKLEGITRITPEAIAMANKSGYTIKLIGEVSNDKLEVGPKLIPIDDPMNVKGSLNVAMLNTDLAKEVAVVGRGAGDIETASAILSDIIYIYENNIKWNR from the coding sequence ATGAAAATTATATTGGTAGGTTTTGGAGTAATTGGAAAAGGAGTTCTTAAAGCCATAACTTCAAAAAAGGATTATTTAAAAGATAAATATGGAATGGATTTAAAGGTTGTAGCAATTTGCGATAGAAGTGGTTCAGCAATAGATGACAACGGGCTAAATTTAGAAACTGCATTAAAAATTAAAGAAGAAACTGGAAAAATAGCAAATTATCCAGAAAAAGGAACTGATTTATCAATTATTGAAACAATACAGACCGTTGAAGCCGATGCGATTATTGAAATTACACCAACAAATATTGAAACAGGAGCTCCGGCAAATACCTATATGTTGGAGGCATTTAAAAATGGAAAGCATGTAATAACTGCCAATAAAGGACCACTTGCCGTAAATTTCAAAGAATTAATTGATTGTGCAAATGAAAATAGCAAATTATTTAGGTTTGAAGCATCAGTTGGAGGAGCTATGCCAATTATTAATTTAGCAAATGATGCCCTTGCAGGAAACGAGATATTTGAAATAAAAGGAATATTAAATGGAACTACAAACTACATACTTTCAAAGATGGAAACCGAAGGACTTGATTTTGATACAGTTTTAAAAGAGGCACAAGAATTAGGTATAGCTGAAACTAACCCGCACCAAGATATAAGCGGACTTGATACAGCCGCAAAAATAGTAATACTTGCCAACTCTTTAATGAATAAAAATGTCTCCATTAAAGATGTTAAACTTGAAGGAATTACAAGAATTACTCCCGAAGCAATTGCCATGGCCAATAAAAGTGGATATACCATAAAATTAATTGGCGAAGTGAGCAATGATAAATTAGAGGTGGGCCCCAAATTAATACCAATTGACGACCCCATGAATGTAAAAGGCTCCCTCAATGTTGCCATGCTTAACACTGATTTGGCAAAAGAAGTTGCTGTTGTTGGTAGAGGAGCAGGAGACATAGAAACTGCATCGGCAATATTAAGCGATATAATATATATTTATGAAAATAATATAAAATGGAATAGATAA
- a CDS encoding CDP-2,3-bis-(O-geranylgeranyl)-sn-glycerol synthase, which yields MSIIYLVINSFIFILPAYVANATPCIFGGGAPIDGGKCFFDGRRIIGNGVSWKGTFFGLFCGTITAILEGIIFNLNIFGTVAFNFNVFEWGIVGLLLSAGALFGDAIGSFIKRRLGLAQGRPAPILDQLGFIVFALLFVYPFAPVSYEMGIFLLVITPMIHLSANIIAYKLGIKDVWW from the coding sequence ATGAGCATTATTTATTTAGTTATAAATTCATTTATATTTATTCTACCTGCCTATGTTGCAAATGCCACACCCTGTATATTCGGAGGTGGAGCTCCCATTGATGGGGGCAAATGTTTTTTTGATGGTAGACGAATCATAGGCAATGGAGTAAGTTGGAAAGGAACTTTTTTTGGATTATTTTGTGGAACAATTACTGCAATTTTAGAAGGAATTATATTTAATTTAAACATTTTCGGGACAGTTGCATTTAATTTTAATGTTTTCGAATGGGGGATTGTGGGACTATTGCTATCTGCTGGTGCACTATTTGGAGATGCCATTGGAAGCTTCATAAAAAGAAGATTGGGATTAGCACAAGGACGACCTGCCCCAATTCTTGACCAGCTTGGTTTTATTGTATTTGCATTGTTATTTGTATATCCATTTGCACCAGTTTCTTATGAGATGGGGATTTTTTTATTGGTAATTACTCCCATGATACATTTATCCGCAAATATTATTGCATATAAATTAGGAATAAAGGATGTATGGTGGTAA